Proteins encoded by one window of Maliibacterium massiliense:
- a CDS encoding FAD-dependent oxidoreductase, which translates to MYTDEMRASMQKVAAAREKNARFEPRRMTAEEKENLLATYHPDYKKEQFVTLQAGPNKGEKAPIELAALLQGNSRIRPDVVNLHDVAYDVDVLVIGGGGAGASAAIEAHHAGANVMIVTKLRIGDANTMMAEGGIQAADKPNDSPAIHYLDAMGGGHFANKPELLYELVSRAPAAIQWLNALGVEFDKDADGTMITTHGGGTSRKRMHAAKDYSGAEIMRTLRDEVLNLGIPVVDFTSAIELILDTQGRAAGAVLMNMETKELMVARAKTVIIATGGAGRMHYQGFPTSNHYGATADGLVLAYRVGAKLLYADTLQYHPTGVAYPEQIFGALVTEKVRSVGAKLINREGEVFMHPLETRDVAAASIIRECSTRDLGVHTAEGVGVWLDTPMIELGSGAGTIEKRIPAMMRMFAQYGIDIRKDPILVYPTLHYQNGGIQIDKTGLSGVENLYVAGEAVGGIHGRNRLMGNSLLDIIVFGRIAGTNAAARAKETATAELTLAHVDAYAKELAAAGIHTDVVSPRLLPDYTRKK; encoded by the coding sequence ATGTATACCGATGAAATGCGCGCATCCATGCAAAAAGTGGCGGCGGCGCGTGAGAAAAACGCCCGCTTTGAACCGCGGCGCATGACCGCCGAGGAAAAGGAAAACCTGCTGGCCACGTATCATCCGGATTATAAAAAGGAGCAGTTTGTCACCCTCCAGGCGGGCCCCAATAAGGGGGAGAAGGCGCCTATCGAGCTTGCGGCGCTGCTGCAGGGCAACAGCCGCATCCGGCCAGACGTGGTCAATTTGCATGATGTGGCGTACGATGTGGACGTGCTGGTCATCGGCGGCGGCGGCGCGGGCGCGTCGGCAGCCATCGAGGCCCACCACGCCGGCGCCAACGTGATGATCGTCACCAAACTGCGCATTGGCGATGCAAATACCATGATGGCCGAGGGCGGCATCCAGGCCGCCGATAAGCCCAACGATTCGCCCGCCATCCACTATTTGGACGCCATGGGCGGGGGGCATTTTGCCAATAAGCCGGAGCTGCTCTACGAGCTGGTATCCCGCGCGCCCGCCGCCATTCAGTGGCTCAATGCGCTGGGCGTGGAGTTTGACAAGGACGCCGACGGCACCATGATCACCACCCACGGCGGCGGCACCTCGCGCAAGCGTATGCACGCGGCCAAGGATTACTCCGGCGCGGAGATCATGCGCACCCTGCGCGATGAGGTGCTCAACCTGGGCATCCCGGTGGTGGACTTTACCTCCGCCATCGAGCTGATCCTTGATACCCAGGGCAGGGCGGCCGGCGCGGTGCTGATGAACATGGAGACCAAGGAGCTGATGGTGGCGCGCGCCAAAACGGTGATCATCGCCACCGGCGGCGCGGGCCGCATGCACTACCAGGGCTTCCCCACCTCCAACCACTACGGCGCCACGGCCGACGGCCTTGTGCTGGCCTACCGCGTGGGCGCCAAGCTGCTCTACGCGGATACGCTGCAATACCATCCCACGGGCGTGGCCTATCCGGAGCAGATCTTTGGCGCGCTGGTAACGGAGAAGGTGCGCTCGGTGGGCGCCAAGCTCATCAACCGCGAGGGAGAGGTGTTTATGCACCCGCTGGAGACGCGCGACGTGGCGGCAGCCTCCATTATCCGCGAGTGCAGCACGCGCGATCTGGGCGTGCACACCGCAGAGGGCGTGGGCGTATGGCTGGATACCCCCATGATCGAGCTGGGTAGCGGCGCAGGCACCATCGAAAAGCGCATCCCCGCCATGATGCGCATGTTTGCGCAGTACGGCATCGACATCCGCAAGGACCCCATATTGGTCTATCCCACGCTGCACTATCAAAACGGCGGCATTCAAATTGACAAAACGGGCCTCTCCGGCGTGGAGAACCTTTATGTCGCCGGCGAGGCGGTGGGGGGCATCCACGGCCGCAACCGGCTGATGGGCAACTCCCTGCTGGATATCATCGTCTTTGGGCGCATCGCGGGCACGAACGCCGCGGCCAGGGCCAAAGAGACCGCCACCGCAGAGCTGACGCTTGCGCACGTGGACGCTTATGCCAAGGAACTGGCGGCGGCCGGCATCCACACGGACGTGGTTTCTCCC
- a CDS encoding 4Fe-4S dicluster domain-containing protein produces the protein MQDMVNVFLFGKKYSVPSSLTIMRAMEYAGYQLVRGCGCRNGFCGACATIYRIKDQRELKTCLACQTQVQDNMYVATLPFFPLVKQVYDIEKVKPTEQIMMQLYPEIYSCIGCNACTKACPQNLNVMQYIAYAQRGAYEKCAEESFDCVMCGICSSRCPAGISHPQVAMLARRLNGKYLAPKSQHLEDRVREIENGTFTELLEALMGKPIAELKELYNTREIEK, from the coding sequence ATGCAAGATATGGTCAATGTATTTTTATTCGGTAAAAAATACAGCGTGCCGTCCAGCCTGACGATCATGCGGGCGATGGAGTACGCCGGCTACCAGCTGGTGCGCGGCTGCGGCTGCCGCAACGGCTTCTGCGGCGCGTGCGCCACCATTTACCGCATCAAGGACCAGCGCGAGCTAAAGACATGCCTGGCCTGCCAGACGCAGGTGCAGGATAATATGTACGTGGCGACGCTGCCCTTTTTCCCGCTGGTCAAACAGGTGTATGATATCGAAAAGGTGAAGCCCACCGAGCAGATCATGATGCAGCTTTACCCTGAAATCTACAGCTGCATCGGCTGCAATGCCTGCACCAAGGCGTGCCCGCAGAACCTCAACGTGATGCAGTACATCGCCTACGCGCAGCGGGGTGCGTACGAAAAGTGCGCGGAGGAATCCTTTGACTGCGTGATGTGCGGCATCTGTTCCTCGCGCTGCCCCGCGGGCATCTCACACCCGCAGGTGGCGATGCTGGCGCGCCGCCTCAACGGCAAATATCTGGCGCCCAAGTCCCAGCATCTGGAGGACCGCGTACGGGAAATTGAAAACGGCACCTTTACGGAGCTGCTCGAGGCCCTGATGGGCAAGCCCATTGCGGAACTCAAGGAGCTCTACAATACCCGCGAGATCGAGAAATAA
- a CDS encoding FAD/NAD(P)-binding protein: protein MPDVRETLIPQIGVVTDVRIDTPDVKTFRVVAPDGGKCFEHIPGQCAMLSIPGVGEAMFSITSSPTNQEYMEFSIKKCGCLTDWLHQMDVGQQITIRGPYGNGFPVETAFKGKDLLFIAGGIGLAPLRSVINYVRHYRENYGSVDIVYGSRSKEDLVDYHEILDEWCNEAGINVYLTIDRAQEGWDGHVGFVPNYVKELGFDTGKTAVICGPPIMIKFTLAGLQELGFNKTQVYTTMELRMKCGVGKCGRCNIGSKYVCKDGPVFRCDQLDELPSEY from the coding sequence ATGCCTGATGTAAGAGAGACGCTCATTCCCCAGATCGGGGTAGTCACCGACGTGCGCATCGATACGCCGGACGTCAAAACCTTCCGCGTGGTCGCGCCCGATGGCGGCAAATGCTTTGAACATATCCCCGGCCAGTGCGCCATGCTCTCCATCCCCGGCGTGGGGGAGGCGATGTTCTCTATCACCTCCTCGCCCACCAACCAGGAATATATGGAGTTCAGCATCAAAAAATGCGGCTGCCTGACCGATTGGCTGCACCAGATGGACGTGGGGCAGCAGATCACCATCCGCGGGCCCTACGGCAACGGCTTTCCGGTGGAGACGGCCTTCAAGGGAAAGGATTTGCTCTTTATCGCCGGCGGCATCGGGCTTGCCCCCCTGCGCTCGGTGATCAACTACGTGCGCCACTACCGCGAGAACTACGGCAGCGTGGATATCGTCTACGGCTCGCGCAGCAAGGAAGATCTGGTGGATTACCATGAGATCCTCGATGAATGGTGCAATGAGGCGGGCATCAACGTGTACCTGACCATTGACCGCGCGCAGGAGGGCTGGGACGGCCACGTGGGCTTTGTGCCCAACTACGTCAAGGAGCTGGGCTTTGATACCGGCAAAACCGCCGTCATCTGCGGGCCGCCCATCATGATCAAGTTCACGCTGGCCGGCCTGCAGGAGCTGGGCTTTAACAAGACGCAGGTGTACACCACCATGGAACTGCGCATGAAGTGCGGCGTAGGCAAATGCGGCCGCTGCAATATCGGCTCCAAATACGTCTGCAAGGACGGCCCCGTATTCCGCTGCGACCAGCTCGACGAGTTGCCCAGCGAATACTGA
- a CDS encoding 4Fe-4S dicluster domain-containing protein: protein MKKIALDRLDALFAAIAAAQNLYLPVDTKEGAQYQLWREGITMSRALNTNRSAKDFFFPQTENLADFKVAGKTITVEDARKEMEDFVLFGVRACDARSFAILDKVFLAEPVDTYYQNRRAHATVVTLACTRPAETCFCGAFGIDAAAPEGDVVCHMTEDALYLCAQSEKGEMLLARVDGLLSDADDAAVLAQQKEIRALLERLPLRQLPLGAFTPEKLLEIFNSEMWAPLSEACLGCGTCTFVCPTCQCYDIRDFDTGHGVKRFRCWDSCMYSDFTLMAHGNPRTSQVERFRQRFMHKLVYFPANNDGEYGCVGCGRCLAKCPISMNIVKVIKAIGGTENA, encoded by the coding sequence ATGAAAAAGATCGCACTGGATCGATTGGACGCGCTGTTTGCCGCCATTGCCGCCGCGCAGAACCTCTACCTGCCGGTGGATACCAAGGAGGGCGCGCAGTACCAACTGTGGCGTGAGGGTATCACCATGAGCCGCGCGCTCAACACAAACCGCAGCGCCAAGGACTTCTTTTTCCCGCAGACGGAGAACCTGGCGGACTTCAAGGTGGCGGGCAAGACCATCACCGTAGAGGATGCCCGCAAAGAGATGGAGGACTTCGTACTCTTTGGCGTGCGCGCCTGCGATGCGCGCAGCTTCGCCATCCTCGATAAGGTGTTCCTCGCAGAGCCGGTGGACACCTACTACCAGAACCGCCGCGCGCACGCAACCGTGGTGACGCTTGCCTGTACGCGCCCGGCGGAGACCTGCTTTTGCGGCGCGTTCGGCATCGACGCCGCCGCGCCCGAGGGGGACGTCGTCTGCCATATGACGGAGGACGCGCTCTACCTGTGCGCGCAGAGCGAGAAGGGCGAGATGCTGCTTGCGCGCGTGGACGGCCTGCTCTCGGACGCGGACGACGCGGCCGTTTTGGCGCAGCAAAAGGAGATTCGGGCGCTGCTGGAGCGCCTGCCCCTTCGCCAGCTGCCGCTGGGCGCCTTTACGCCGGAAAAGCTGCTGGAGATCTTCAACTCGGAAATGTGGGCCCCCCTCTCGGAGGCGTGCCTGGGCTGCGGCACCTGCACCTTTGTCTGCCCCACGTGCCAGTGCTACGACATCCGGGATTTTGACACCGGCCACGGCGTCAAGCGCTTCCGCTGCTGGGATTCGTGCATGTACTCGGATTTCACGCTGATGGCGCACGGCAACCCCCGCACCTCGCAGGTGGAGCGCTTCCGCCAGCGCTTTATGCACAAGCTGGTGTACTTCCCCGCCAATAACGATGGGGAGTACGGCTGCGTGGGTTGCGGGCGCTGCCTGGCCAAGTGCCCCATCTCCATGAACATCGTCAAGGTCATCAAAGCGATAGGGGGAACGGAAAATGCCTGA